The proteins below are encoded in one region of Bombus vancouverensis nearcticus chromosome 8, iyBomVanc1_principal, whole genome shotgun sequence:
- the LOC117164867 gene encoding uncharacterized protein LOC117164867, translated as MDVFYGQYNTYRILLSVLGLWPYHKSIYSTIHRILISVIMFAYIVFEVLSLFKSGITFRGCIVTLSSTCPVVIYFMRYVTFVAVFPVTKYIFDTLRTTDTTLKDQLEDQILMKYVDYSSYILSISLCLCCWWMLSLASYAFTPITLDLLLPLNESRRRYFSYVTMFSHERIEYVDIVCVNILIVHAIGMLSLAGTELMLVVFAHWMCGMFEITSYRLRKSIAGLSSSRQIDPNFRDFRHVVDSHTNTLQLLSNAITNANDQPEFLISAICVISHIVFLYLCHYSGQIMVDRSLDVFKETYNSTWYCMPVEAQELLLFIMLRSSTESVFSAQTFFSERSEMDVFYGQYNTYRILLSVLGLWPYHKSIYSTIHRILISVIMLTYIVLQVLLLFKAGITFRGCIVTLSATCPVMVFLMRYVSSVAMFPVNVYILDNLRKIDTTLKDELEVQILMKYVDCSTYIISIFLCLCCSWILFATMYVFAPITLDLLLPLNESRRRYFSYLSMFSHDQIEYVDIVYVNILFVYTIGLLCLAGTELMLVVFAHWMCGMFDVTRYE; from the exons ATGGACGTGTTCTACGGGCAGTACAACACTTATCGTATTCTACTGAGTGTCTTAGGACTCTGGCCATATCACAAGTCGATTTACTCAACGATTCACAGAATATTGATTTCTGTTATTATGTTCGCCTATATAGTTTTCGAG GTATTATCGCTTTTTAAATCTGGTATTACATTTCGAGGTTGCATCGTAACGTTATCTTCAACCTGCCCAGTtgtgatctatttcatgcgatATGTCACTTTTGTAGCAGTGTTCCCAGTG actaaatatatttttgacaCTCTACGCACGACAGACACCACGCTGAAAGATCAACTTGAAGATCAGATACTGATGAAATACGTCGATTATTCGTCTTATATATTGTCCATTTCCCTAT GCTTATGTTGCTGGTGGATGTTATCCTTAGCTTCGTATGCTTTCACTCCGATAACGTTGGATCTGCTATTGCCCTTGAACGAATCTCGGAGACGTTATTTTTCCTACGTAACAATGTTTTCTCACGAACGCATAGAGTATGTCGATATAGTTTGCGTGAATATTCTAATTGTTCATGCAATTGGAATGTTGTCTCTGGCGGGTACGGAACTGATGTTGGTTGTGTTTGCTCACTGGATGTGCGGAATGTTCGAGATAACTAG CTATCGATTACGAAAATCAATTGCGGGTCTGTCCTCGTCGAGGCAGATCGACCCGAATTTCAGGGACTTTCGCCACGTTGTGGACAGTCATACGAATACACTACAGTTG CTTTCAAATGCTATAACAAATGCGAATGATCAACCAGAATTCCTCATCTCTGCTATATGCGTTATCAGTCATATAGTGTTTTTATACCTATGTCACTATTCTGGACAAATTATGGTAGATCGTAGTCTGGACGTGTTCAAGGAAAC GTACAATTCTACGTGGTATTGCATGCCTGTAGAAGCGCAGGAGTTGTTACTCTTTATCATGTTGAGGAGTTCAACGGAAAGTGTG TTTTCCGCACAGACGTTCTTCAGTGAGCGAAGCGAGATGGACGTGTTCTACGGGCAGTACAACACTTATCGTATTCTACTGAGTGTCTTAGGACTCTGGCCATATCACAAGTCGATTTACTCAACGATTCACAGAATATTGATTTCTGTTATTATGCTCACCTACATAGTTCTCCAG GTACTATTGCTTTTTAAAGCTGGTATTACATTTCGTGGTTGCATCGTAACGTTATCCGCAACATGCCCAGTTATGGTCTTTCTCATGCGATATGTCTCTTCCGTAGCAATGTTCCCAGTG AATGTAtatattttggataatctaCGCAAGATAGACACCACGCTGAAAGATGAACTTGAAGTTCAGATACTGATGAAATACGTCGACTGTTCGACTTACATAATCTCCATTTTCCTAT GCTTATGTTGCTCGTGGATCTTATTCGCTACGATGTATGTTTTCGCTCCGATAACGTTGGACCTGCTGCTGCCTTTGAACGAATCTCGGAGACGTTATTTTTCATACTTATCAATGTTTTCACACGATCAGATAGAGTATGTCGATATCGTATACGTGAATATCCTATTTGTTTATACAATTGGATTGTTGTGTCTGGCGGGTACGGAACTGATGTTGGTTGTGTTTGCTCACTGGATGTGCGGAATGTTCGACGTAACTAGGTATGAATGA
- the LOC143303089 gene encoding odorant receptor 82a-like isoform X1 — protein MLSNAITSANDESEIFISSLFLISHMVILYLCHYSGQIIIDRSLNVFKESYNSTWYCMPVEAQKLLLFIMLRSSTESVINLSGFFVASHVGFSKMLNTSFSYFTMIYSFQ, from the exons ATG CTTTCAAATGCTATAACAAGTGCGAATGATGAATCAGAAATCTTCATCTCTAGTTTATTCCTTATCAGTCATATGGTGATTTTGTACCTATGTCACTATTCTGGACAAATTATAATAGATCGTAGTCTGAACGTGTTCAAGGAATC GTACAATTCTACATGGTACTGCATGCCTGTAGAAGCGCAGAAATTGTTACTTTTTATCATGTTGAGGAGTTCAACGGAAAGTGTGATAAACCTCTCCGGATTTTTCGTTGCTTCTCATGTCGGTTTTTCAAAG ATGCTGAATACATCCTTCTCATACTTTACTATGATATACTCTTTTCAGTAG
- the LOC143303089 gene encoding odorant receptor Or2-like isoform X2 — translation MVILYLCHYSGQIIIDRSLNVFKESYNSTWYCMPVEAQKLLLFIMLRSSTESVINLSGFFVASHVGFSKMLNTSFSYFTMIYSFQ, via the exons ATGGTGATTTTGTACCTATGTCACTATTCTGGACAAATTATAATAGATCGTAGTCTGAACGTGTTCAAGGAATC GTACAATTCTACATGGTACTGCATGCCTGTAGAAGCGCAGAAATTGTTACTTTTTATCATGTTGAGGAGTTCAACGGAAAGTGTGATAAACCTCTCCGGATTTTTCGTTGCTTCTCATGTCGGTTTTTCAAAG ATGCTGAATACATCCTTCTCATACTTTACTATGATATACTCTTTTCAGTAG